A portion of the Sus scrofa isolate TJ Tabasco breed Duroc chromosome 5, Sscrofa11.1, whole genome shotgun sequence genome contains these proteins:
- the C5H12orf73 gene encoding uncharacterized protein C12orf73 homolog — protein MPAGVSWTSYLKMFAASLLAMCAGAEVVHRYYRPDLTIPEIPPKPGELKTELLGLKELQREPQDPTLPRTL, from the exons ATGCCTGCGGGCGTGTCCTGGACGTCCTACCTGAAAATGTTCGCCGCCAGTCTCCTGGCCATGTGCGCCGGCGCGGAGGTGGTGCACAGGTACTACCGGCCGGACCTG acAATACCCGAAATTCCACCAAAGCCCGGAGAACTCAAAACAGAGCTTTTGGGATTGAAAGAGCTACAACGAGAACCTCAAGATCCAACTCTGCCAAGAACTCTGTGA